TCAAAGGTAGAGCAATCGTTGGAATTTAAGGATGGACACTACGAAGTTAAAGTACCGTGGAAAGACGACACACCTTCATTACCGAACAATTATAATATGGCATTAAGTAGATTAgcaaatacagaaaaaagattaaacaaaGACCCGAGTATTGCTAAAGTTTATACACAAACAATAGAGAAATATATTGAGAAAGGATATGTTCGCAAAGTGTCGACAAAGGAGACTGTTGCAGGAAAATGGTATTTGCCACATTTTCCAGTGATTAGACCGGACAAGGAAACAACTAAAACTAGGATTGTATTTGATGCGTCCGCAAAATTTCAGGGGATTTCGCTAAATGACACTATTCATCAAGGTCCAAAGTTACAGCAAGATTTATTCGATGTACTATTACGCTTCAGAAAGTACCCCGTTGCACTTGTTTGTGACATCGCTGAAATGTATTTGAGAATTAAAATTGCACCAGACGACAGGCCGTATCACAGATTTTTATGGCGCGCAATGAACACTGAACAAGTACCAGAGGAATATGAATTCAATAGTGTTGTTTTTGGAGTAAATTCGTCTCCATTTCAAGCTCAGTTTGTTTCTAGAAAACATGCCGAAATGACAAAAGATTCATATCCACTAGCCGCCGAAACAGTTCTAAAATCTACATACATGGACGACAGTATGGACTCCGTAATCAACGATGAACAAGGCATCGAACTTTATAATCAGCTATCTCAGTTATGGGCAAAGGCAGGGATGTATGCACGGAAATGGCTATCGAATTCAAAGGCAGTTTTACAATGCATTCCAGAAGAAGATCGCGCGTCACAAGTCGATCTCGATGAGGGATATTTACCGTCAGTGAAAACACTAGGAGTTATATGGCAGGCAGACAATGACATATTCACGTTTAAAGCTAACCCACCGGCAGAGGATTTTAAATTTACTAAACGAAACATTCTAAGCAAAGTTGCTACGTTATTCGATCCGTTGGGATTTATTGCGCCGTACACAATAAGAGGAAAACTGCTACTACAAGAGATGTGGACAGCAGGACTAGACTGGGACGACCAGTTAGACGAAGAACTGgttgaaaaatctagagagTGGTTCCGAGAACTTGATGAACTATGTTGTATTGAAATACCGAGATGTTTGCAGTTAAACGAAGACATTGTTTCGACGAGTTTACACACATTTAGTGACGCTTCTCAAGAGGCTTATGGCTCAGTAATATATGCTAGAAACGAGCATACGAGTGGAATGATATCTACTAGATTAATAGCAGCGAAATCGAGAGTTGCTCCTTTAACATCAGTCAGCATTCCAAGACTTGAGTTAATGGCCGCAGTTTTAGGATTAAGATTAGCACTTTCGGTTAAAAACGCATTAGAAGTGCTAGAGGATAATATGACATTCTGGTCAGACAGTATGAACGTTTTGCATTGGATTAGAGGCAGAAGTAGAGAATATAAGCCATTTGTAGCGAATAGAATTGGAGAAATTCATACGTCATCGCATCCTAATCAATGGCGACATGTGCCAACAAAAGTTAATCCGGCAGATTTAGTATCGAGAGGAAGAACCGTAAAACAGTTACAGTCGGACGTAATTTGGTGGAATGGACCGGAATTCCTACAAGATGAAGAACCGCAATGGCCGGACACTAATATTCAGATAGAAAACATACGTGATACCGAACTAAGATGTCAAAAGAAAACAAGCGATAACTTAACTAATTGCACTACACTGAAAAGTATTCATACTAGTGATTCAGATTGGCGTCTAGATCCCGCACGTTATTCGACTTTTGTAAGACTAGTTCGGGTACAAGCGTATGTGCACAGATTTCTTGACAATTGCAGACTAAAGCAAAAACAACGTCGTCAAGGAAGTTTATCTACCGTCGAGTATGCAGATGCCGAATtggaaacaataaaaaatgcacAAAGAGAGGCATTTCCAGACGAATACAACGCTCTTATGAAAAGTAAAGATTTACCGAAAACAAGCAAATTATTAGGATTACAACCGCGAATTGATGAAAATGGATTAATAAGATGCGATGGACGTTTAGAGTTCGCTGATTTTCTATCATTCGATGCAAGATATCCAATTATATTACCACGAAAGAATTGGGTCACGAAGCTTATTGTGAAACGCTATCACGAACTTGgaaaacatgttagtgggacaaatcaaacattttcagCATTATCGTCACGATTTTGGATTATTTCAGGAAGAGAAGAAATAAGAGAATATGAACATGAGTGTTATACGTGTCGTAAGAAGAAAGCTAAAGTTGCCGAGCAAGTGATGGCTCCATTACCGGAAATTCGTTTCAAAACACCTTTACATGCTTTCGCTCGTACAGCAGTTGATTTTGGTGGACCGTTCATAACAGTTCAGGGCAGAGGAAAGCGCCGTCAGAAAAGATACTTATGTCTATTTACATGTTTAGCGTCACGCGCAGTGCATTTGGAAGTAGCATTTGGATTAGATACGGACTCATTTCTTAACGCATTTTATCGGATGGTGAACAGGCGAGGTCTTCCGAAAGAGATAATTTCAGACAATGGAACTAATTTTGTTGGAGCAAATAGAGAACTGAAAGAACTAGTTGCGCTTTTAGACAAGGataaaatacataattcaaTTAGTAACCAAGGAATTAAGTGGCATTTCAACCCACCGTTAGCTCCGCATTTTGGTGGTATTCACGAGACAATGATAAAATCGGCAAAACGGGCTATTTATGCAATATTAGGAAATGCAGACATTAATGATGAGGAGCTTTTAACAGCATTTACCGGAGCTGAAGCACTGATAAATTCGAGACCGCTTACGTACCAGTCTGCTGATCCGAAAGATGATACACCTTTAACACCGAATCACTTCTTGCACGGACAATTAGGTGGTCATTTCGCTCCAGAAACCGTTGATATTACTGATTTTAACCCGAGAAAACGATGGAGAAGAATTCAGGAATTAATTAGACATTTTTGGAAACGTTGGATTAGTGAATGGTTGCCAGGACTTAACAAACGCGACAAGTGGACTAAAACGAAAAGGGACATAAAAACCGATGATATTGTACTGGTGATGAATCCGAACGTTCAGAGAGGACATTGGCCGCTTGGCAGAATAATCGAAGTTTTCCCTGGCAAAGATGGACATGTTCGCGTTGCAAAAGTTTCACTTGGACAAACTGTATTAATGAGACCAATTACAAAACTGTGTCCGTTAGACATCGAAACCTCCGAAAATGACAGTGATAAATAATTGAAGTAATGTGgacatatattttcatttcaatttagacagttaaatattttgaaatagttttagattttgacaattttgaacTTAGATCAAAGACAGTTTTATAtcgtttaattatttgttttgtttgattggCTTAGAGCAATCAAGAGGGGGAGAATGGATTGAAGACAAtagttttgtttagtttttataagTATGATTGTTTTTTAGTTAGGATATTTAATAGAGTAGAAATCGGTTTTTATTAATTGcacttttaatttttgcaagtttaattttagcgttaattttctatataattatGTTGAAATAAAGCTACATTTTCGTCTGCTAAGATTAGTTAAAGATAACAGTATTTTCCAAAGAATTTATTACTGTGTAGAAAGTTAATGGTTAATCTTAACGGTATTCCTAAATTGTATGACACCTTCAGTAGGTCAGTCTAGTCATTTAGAGTTCAAGTACAAATCGTCTGCACGTGCAGCTGTGgctatttaatttaattactttGTTTTGATCATCTCTGGGAATCAGGTTAAATTAGTGTGAAATTTTATGTCTACTGGTCAGACGTAAACAGATCGTCTTTATCATGCGATAAGTTAACATCGAAAACAATGTTGTGAAATTGTATTACGAAAATGATTTTAATCCATGCGATAAGTTAACATCGAAAACAATGTTGTGAAATTGTATTACgaaaatgattgtatatattgtaaatattggaTTAAAACGTAGTTATTAGCAAACATTCGTTAGTTATATGATATGGATATAATAATGCTATTGGTATAACGTTATCGTCGAACTCCCAAATCCCAAATCGTCGAACtttatatgaaacaatttattCCACTGCACATTTCAAATCGTCTCCGCAACATTAACGATGTTGTATGAGAAGAAAAATCcaaaataattctaaatatcgGTAAAAACACTCACACTCAAAAATCCTACCAAGGAAAGAAACTCAATTTTGCCGTCTCCGAAAGCAATCTCACAAGTGAGTTAATAACAAGAACCTGGAAATTCTGAAAGGGAAACATTCTACGGAGATAACCAATATCAAAACAAGTAAAGCCAATGCCCTTGATGTTTGCAAGAGAACAGAGGATAACGTTTGAAATATATGATGAAACTGAAGCAGAGGGAACAAAGAAAATGTCATAAATGTTTAGGAGGAAAGGTTAAAGACTGGTGCTGGCCCTGCCCTTTCACAACCATCACATGCAGAGGAAAACACAATAAACGTCATGAAGAACTCCGCTTCATTTCGTGGAGTCTCTGTTGGCCAGGAAACTTCAATAATTCATTTAGAAGGTTATAAATGGAGAAACTGTTTATATATTGTCGTAAAGATTATTTTgatactctttttttttctagagaTTTATGTGTTGTATTTTTACTATAACTTCTAAAGCGATGCAATGTTTACAAATACTGCAAGGGAAAATCCAAAAGTGTGACTCTGACCTTCTAAAAAAATAGGTGcatctttatttatttgttgacTGCGAAAAATAGGCCCCTCGTGTCATAGCGATATATGCATGGCGGTGTCAAAGAGTTATTTTTGTCCAATgtagttttattatttgatattcattcgTTCTGGTGGTCTGCTATTTGACATTCTGGCATACAAGACATGTGTATTaccattatgttattgttctattataatttagaaaatactttcaacgacaaaattattttatatctctTTCTGTGAGACGTTTCAATTCTGAAGTCAAACATGTGACAGGATCTCAAATATTTCaatccttgtatcgacctccTATAATTGTATAACATCTACTAAAAAGTAATATGAAAAAATGGTGCATTAGAAAGACGAATCACAAGCAAGCCAACTTGTGCAGTCTTCAAGCTTGATAACAGGACCAGGGGTCCATGCTGGTAAAATTGCATTCAGGCCTGTAAAAATAATCTCGTCAAGACAACCAAATCTAAATAGAATTTGCACACATTGAGCTTTAGGCCTGTAGATTTATAAGTTTATTGTAACGTCTGCTATATGGCCATTAAAGAAATCACTAGAAAATTCACGTATAAGGATAAATGAAACATGATCCAAGTCTttaaaacattatcaaaataagctttatgaaaaaaaacagtgtaaaaatatattaaccTTTTCAGAACATTGTACAATGATAGGGACAAATTCAGGAGGAAAGGTAATAGGCTTTTCTGTGAAGAGCAAATTCTGCAAAGTGTGCGATATCGTAAGAGTAAGAAAGCTCTCATAACTGTAACATTAACTGGGAAGGAAGCAGAAAAGCCAAGGAACAAGACATGGTTGTTGAAATGGTTTCAAAGCTAGAGAAGGCAGGACATTATGTATCAACAATAGTAGCTGATGTTGACACTACAACCATTTCACGATTTAGAAGTGTTGTAAATCCAGGTGTCAAGAAAAAATCTGATCGAAATCATGTTAGAAAAATTTAACACCAAAATTATAttcctttcaaccaaaatataaacACAGAAGTTTATCAACTACATGATATCACAGAACCAAGGCAATGAAGAAGGCATTTTTGGAGGATTTGATGCCATATCACGTCATTCGTTTGGAGATAATACATTATGTAATCCAAACTGGTGTTCTCATGTTGAAGATACACTTAAGAAGTATAAATCACTCCCTTATGGACGTCCTTTGACAGACTCGGCTCtactaaatattttatttactgagCTTAAAACGAATAGTGAAAAAATATGCCACCCTAGGCAGTACACAAGCCAATGAATCCCTCAAAAAGAGTATAGCATCAAAAACACCAAAGGCACACTACTACAGTCGTACTCCAAGTTTAAACCATTGGCTAGCCGCGCGTGAATCTTAAAATAATGTTGGTCACACTTAAAGCTATATAGCCAGGATGACCTTTTGCCATCACATACATTACAAATCATACAATCTTGAATAGtgcatagaaataaaaaaaaaatattgcaaatctAAAAagcaatgaatgaaaaataaagtaaaaaagaatTATTACTCTACATGCAGAagaattttgacaaaaaacgtTTCATCATCCAAAATATGGATAAAAGGACACTATTGTTACTGAATTATCATTATACGTCAAGGATGCCTATGTCTCTATTTGTCTGTGTGTTGTTCTATCAAGTTACAGGTACATTTATTCCAATTAATTTCTTTTCCACTATTTAAGGCCAAGATAatgtttttgatgatttttttcgaATAGGTCAACAAGAAAATTTGGCATGTTTCCTGGACAAAATACCATGAAATTGGCCATTTTACATGACATCCGGGCAAGAAAGAGAAAGgctattgatgtttttttttggattcgagcgtcactgatgaatcttttgtagacgaaacgcgcgtctggcgtatacgtaactaaatttagtcctggtatatatgatgagatTATTTTCAATGACTAAGAAGGCAAACATTCGCAGGCTGAAGCTGAAGGCTAGAAGGTAAATTCTAATTAGATTTATGAAATGTATGAACTCCAATTTGATTTATGACAcgaaatgaatatatttggcAGCTATTTATTATGGTTTTGGAACAAGCTTGATGCGTTATGTATAGACCTGAGCAAATAATATTCACTGATGATGCAGTCAGAGTATCAATATAATGTAACTGGTCCATATATTACATATTGACTGAGTGGAAGTCCTTAGTTTATATATTgcatatgtgaaaaaaaaaaaaaaaaacgggaaTTCAATGTTCTTGCtgtgtatttttaaataattggggagtatttttaatattgaccGTACAAACAAACAGAATTCGAAACAAGGccaaaatacatacaaaaagaaacaaggCGTCagatacataaaataacatgcAAAACACATGATCAtaatatcaaattcaaacaGGAGAATGCTACACCATATTATAACTACCTGTGGCAGCTAAATTTATAGCCCACTGACATTTCTACTGTAGTGGCTGGTTTTTGTTACTATCAtgtaattaacatgattaaagggaAACAGAACCATTATATTTTTAAGTAGCAGTTGAAATGTTACATTGATCAAAATGTCTAAATAATTACTACCTACTTAGGCTAATTTTAAACACAGattgaaatattgtatatttttttaacaaggaCTTCTCCCACCACACAGATGGCAGCAGCATATGGGGACAACAAATGGAGCACCTATGTCTTTCCAAAACACCCTATTTGCAAAGGCGCATCAGATATTACAGGCCTATCAATTTCAGGCAACAGAATGTATCACCATGGCAAAGAGGCCATCTCATCCAGTGTATCCTGTGCAATTGAAGGATTCCTGTCATTTtcagcgctataaaaccagtttcaatccaccattttctacatttgaaaatgtctatAACAAGTCGGGAACATGAAAGATTTTCCTCGGACAGTTCAGTATTCTTGTGATATTACTTTTCGCGTGAATTGCATTTCATAAACGTTCCCCGTGCACGTACCCCATCTCGTTTTACCAACCTCATTTATGGTTAATTTCATACAGAGTCCTTGATaaaatacttatgtatttatatttttatttgaaccaATCAACAAGAAAAAACCCCGAATGGAATAAAAGTGAACTTCTcgttttgttttagaaaaaaaatgaaagttgatAATGTGTAAATTAGAGCTATTTCTCTTAagacaacatttaaaaaaaatactatctTCCTCTCCCTTCACAAAGAATGATTTTCATCGTTGAAGGACGTTTGAATTTGGATGAATAATTGTCTCAATTGGAAAATACCAAACTTCCTCCTGTGTATATGAAAGCCAATAATTACTAACTTAAAGTTGAACGTAGTAATTTTGTCATTCTACTATTATATGTCGATAGTTGTAACTAGGAATATATTTTGATGAGCAACGTTATAAAGAGTGTAATGAGACTTCAACGTTTCCGAATATCAAACCTGATACATGTGTATCTTCAATGAGTGTGATAGTGATAGTATTACTAGCTACAGGATATTCCCGTAACATGTTAATGCTAGGCAGGGAGATTACTTCACCCCCTCAAATTATATTCCCTTTCCCAAATTGTAATGAATCAATGGAAGTCGAGACTAACGTGTCCAAGATGAGGTCAAAATTGGAGAATTTACCAATTAGCACGTGAAATTTCCGTTCCTCTGCTGTACGACGGAAAAACGATAAGGACAGCCGTATAACCgaaaatcaattttgtaaaggatcacttgtttacaaatttaataacatatttaaaaaaaaactaaacgaaAGATGGTCTGGTCCATTTGTAATAGTAGATGTTTTGAGTCCTgtactttataaaataacaaagacATACCAATCTTATGATGTTCCAGCCTAGGCTGTTGCTGTCCAGAAAGGAATGTAAAATGTTCAAGTCAAGGTACCTGCTGTCAATTATGTGTTTTCATTTCTTTCAAGTCTTTGTTTTCTTCAGTAAAATCTGTGAAATTTATAATTGTAACTGGACTGATTGTGTGTACGAAGGAAATAAGAGGGATACAATTTGGCATGTATTACTTAACCATGTACAGGGAAACTAGGTACCATTGCATTGCAACATCTGTCACTTCCGGGGAAATACAAGAAGAAACATGGACCGACATAACTTGTCTTAAAAACCATATCTTGAGAAAATGGAAGAACTTGGTATTCAGTCTAGTTACAACTGTATAATCAAATCTGGAAAcccatattttgttaaataggGTACTGACACATCTTGTGATGCTACATACAAGGACCAATCTTATACAATAACAGAAGTGATAGAAGcaataatagaaataaaggaAGATAGCGGGGAGTTTAATATTACAGATAACGCATGTCAAACCGTAGAAACCTTTATAACCTTCAGAGAGCTCAAGGCAGAAATAAATATCATGAAAGGCAGTCATCATGCTGAGCTAAATAGATTTGGAGACTATATCGCCCGTTTAGAGAGAAGGTTGAAAGTGAAGGAAGATGAGGTAAAATCACCAGAAAGAAAATTTAGGAAGGATGAAGAAGAAGtagttaaaagaaaatgatgaTTTGATTAGGAAACTGGAATGAAAACTCAGACACAaagataatgaagttgaagagtTGAGGAGAAAACTTAAAGTGGACGAGTTTGATACAGaggaagaaaaagaaaatgagatGCCCAGGAAAAAGCTGAAAGgatatgttgttaaaaaattgttttagacAATAtcttaatgtaaatttttatttaaatgtcatATTTATGCATTTGTAACTGTTGACAAAATTGGTTTCcgtattatttacaaaaaataaaaatgattttttagatAATCAGTATATAGATATGGAATGAATTAATTTTCATTGGAGCTttaataatttacttttttttttttttttattgattccttattttgaataccaattttgtctttattttgtcaaatattttagtGTTGTTAAGGAGACGAAGTCCTCAAACACTTTTCGTTGTTATTGTGTATATATAGATTTTATGTGATGCTTAAAGGAGAAGTTCTCAGCGTCAAACCCATTCAATGATATGTAGGttgttttttattgatattattatgTTCAATGAGCATACTATTCTAATTTTTGTTAATTGAGTTATAGAATTTCGGGAACGAAATGTATTCTTCAAGGGGGTTAGTGTTGTGAAACTGAATTGGTATTTGGTTAAACCTCGAtctttaataataatttctCATGGAATCTCATTCCTTCCGTATTATTTCTGTTTGCCCAATTTCTGTAAAGGTATGACAGACCTGGTAAAGCACATTTAAGTcttgtttcatttattattaaCGTTTTCAGTAGAGTTTACTGTGTTGACACATTTTCCGCCAAACCGTAGTTCCATGTTTAGTGCAAGAGTTGTCGTTCTTTTCACAACAAAGAAGTTATTTCTGAAATACGGGATTTAATTCCGGGTGTGCTTATTGCGACGTAAACAACTTGGTAAGTTGAAATTTAACTGTCCAAGAGAACGGATGCTTTTCGTTCTCCTAACCTATTTATTTCACGTTTGGCATTGAGAATTTATATAAGAAGTAAAGTTAAACTATTTTAgcatttatttacaaatcttCAGGTTTTAATTGTGTAAAGAGACGATGAATTCCGTTACACATTGTATTTGACGGTGGCGTTTTTACCGTGAAACAATTTTAGCCCAACACTGAATATTGTGTGAATTATAAATTTACTTTGAAGAATTGAAATGAATATTCCtgcataataaattattttatttagaactCTTTGTTAATTTGCAGCCTTGTCTACTATTCCGCTCGGTAGTTACATTTTTACAACACTTGCAAAAAAGAATACACGAAAGTCAACATTGACCTGCTGATCCATATAGATTTAACAGGAATAAATCGATATTGTCGATAAATatgctttcgttttttttctccatgtaataatcaatgtttacaaatataggGTTTATATGGGGTGTTCGTTAGTTATGCACCTCGGGATATGTTAAAAATTATACACCGAGGGATAGGCCTGTCTGGAAAAGAAACCCCGTCGgtcggagtttttttttttatccagacAGGCCTATCCCTCGGTGTATAACTTTTACACAATAACACGTgcaattaataattttttgctAGTTGCACCTGTTACTTAATTATCAATGTCACATGTTTAATTCTGACAATGCATAAAATCTGCTAAGATTTCATTGAAAACTAAGGTTACGTAGGCCAGTGACATTTGAAAGTTTGACAGCTGTAATTAATGGTTTATAACTAACTGTTACAATAAAGGTACTCATctgggacaacatccctaatgcgccttgaaatgaggaactaaAAAGTCacgtttaaacaaaaattatctgtgtagtgatatttggcacttttctatgataaacaattGACTGAGCTCAACCATTTg
This is a stretch of genomic DNA from Mytilus trossulus isolate FHL-02 chromosome 6, PNRI_Mtr1.1.1.hap1, whole genome shotgun sequence. It encodes these proteins:
- the LOC134722775 gene encoding uncharacterized protein LOC134722775, coding for MDETVIAKPDESLQLEDLKKEKAKAKSAFTKTRHSLLQILEEDFPDREEIKVIQEKLINAEEKAMDIMGNLYDKYKHRNDIQNVMKTTKEMEKIEEEFTEAENECRDYLIESKVASSVGSSVSRISKRDNVNSVNKVESKHVTEEKEVKPEFEQTTKEGNKNKQLKSELGSDMWKQLKRVSIPIFNGNKRNYQSWKAAFLACIDQAPATKEYKLLQLRQYVEGEALQVIENLGHSAVAYDAAKERLERKYGGQRRQITLYIEELENFKPMREGIAKDIEHFADLLDIAVVNLKEAGRFEELKNGSLYNKLQRKMTESMLSRYHRWIFESGKTESVECLREWILQEAEFQTIASETIHGLSAITSSNSQRNYKGNRRDGFRTFFGESQNESYTGNRMCKCCNGNHGVWKCDEFRKLTVNKRWDTAKRLQLCYRCLGHDHVGRQCPRSRACNLDGCKEVHNRLLHRDKQSFSEPKVPVRTESKTKQNYAAEKKENTGAVTERESRDRTMIGRDRKSNIVTLRTVPVILKNGNRTVSVNALLDDASTKTYINADVAAELGLQGQIQKVTVNVLNDNVETFETMPVEVRLQSHNGQTDAKVVAFTTNRVTGSLQPVDWKQHARKWDHLAGIKFPNLGKRPTVDMLIGLDYPDLHYSYRDIRGKPGEPIARLTPLGWTCIGDPNSGQDQTLFNRTYFARGQENRNNLDNIVRKFWEIENVKTPSENVFLSSDEKKALSKVEQSLEFKDGHYEVKVPWKDDTPSLPNNYNMALSRLANTEKRLNKDPSIAKVYTQTIEKYIEKGYVRKVSTKETVAGKWYLPHFPVIRPDKETTKTRIVFDASAKFQGISLNDTIHQGPKLQQDLFDVLLRFRKYPVALVCDIAEMYLRIKIAPDDRPYHRFLWRAMNTEQVPEEYEFNSVVFGVNSSPFQAQFVSRKHAEMTKDSYPLAAETVLKSTYMDDSMDSVINDEQGIELYNQLSQLWAKAGMYARKWLSNSKAVLQCIPEEDRASQVDLDEGYLPSVKTLGVIWQADNDIFTFKANPPAEDFKFTKRNILSKVATLFDPLGFIAPYTIRGKLLLQEMWTAGLDWDDQLDEELVEKSREWFRELDELCCIEIPRCLQLNEDIVSTSLHTFSDASQEAYGSVIYARNEHTSGMISTRLIAAKSRVAPLTSVSIPRLELMAAVLGLRLALSVKNALEVLEDNMTFWSDSMNVLHWIRGRSREYKPFVANRIGEIHTSSHPNQWRHVPTKVNPADLVSRGRTVKQLQSDVIWWNGPEFLQDEEPQWPDTNIQIENIRDTELRCQKKTSDNLTNCTTLKSIHTSDSDWRLDPARYSTFVRLVRVQAYVHRFLDNCRLKQKQRRQGSLSTVEYADAELETIKNAQREAFPDEYNALMKSKDLPKTSKLLGLQPRIDENGLIRCDGRLEFADFLSFDARYPIILPRKNWVTKLIVKRYHELGKHVSGTNQTFSALSSRFWIISGREEIREYEHECYTCRKKKAKVAEQVMAPLPEIRFKTPLHAFARTAVDFGGPFITVQGRGKRRQKRYLCLFTCLASRAVHLEVAFGLDTDSFLNAFYRMVNRRGLPKEIISDNGTNFVGANRELKELVALLDKDKIHNSISNQGIKWHFNPPLAPHFGGIHETMIKSAKRAIYAILGNADINDEELLTAFTGAEALINSRPLTYQSADPKDDTPLTPNHFLHGQLGGHFAPETVDITDFNPRKRWRRIQELIRHFWKRWISEWLPGLNKRDKWTKTKRDIKTDDIVLVMNPNVQRGHWPLGRIIEVFPGKDGHVRVAKVSLGQTVLMRPITKLCPLDIETSENDSDK